In Pararge aegeria chromosome 7, ilParAegt1.1, whole genome shotgun sequence, the DNA window ACAATCATATTGTTATTCGATATCGGCGTAGAAGAATTCTGTATAGCTAGACGTTGCCGAAGTTGCGTTGAAGCCACTGTTAGTAACAAGCAATAAAATCAAACATTAATAAAACGTTACGAAAAAAATACTTAGCAATCTATTGATCTTGAATAATACCTACGAACCGATTATTTTGAAGTACGGcataggaaaacatcgtgaggcaacctgcatgcctcagaggtctgcataatgttctcaaaggcgttcgAAGTCCACCATTccacgctgggccagcgtggtggaataagACGTAAACCCtgtaattctgagaggagatcctaGGCCTGCAGTAGGTCGGGATACCTTTACCCGCGCCCTAATtaggttagcacgctaccatcttacactttaacgggctaaattgtagtaaaaaaaaagccaaCACCAGTATCTTTAAAAACGTTTCGTACCAATATCTTTACAAACGGCAAGAAATTTCTCTGATTTTTCTGGGATCTTGGGAACAAATATTAAGGGGGActccataatatttattttattttaatttaactatatatttttaaagtgagtttgaaaaaatttaaacgtAATATTGTGTGAATATTTCAAGCGTTACTGTAGCCGTTATCAATATCGAGCAAAAACCTCAAGTTTCTTGAATGTCTGGTGTCGACgagaattactttttttttgttattacgtATTTTCACAGacaatttatttatgatgtcGTACGGCAACATAAATACATCAGCTGTCAAAAATTTCAACTCTTCAACTATCACTGTTCATGAGATAAAGTCTGGAACAGGACGGACGCACACCGGAGTCTCAAGAAGTAGAAAGAAATTTGCGAGTTCTCTCTACGGTCTGGGAGCTTTTCATCCCTCCATTAGATCTCGACATCAATATGACATCAATATTTTTGCTTCAAGGAAACTCGTGGTTCCAAATTTCTGATACTGGCCTATCATATTATAAGTCTTAGTAATATGGTCCTTTTTTAGCCTTCGGGTACGGAACTCTAAAAGAAAAGTCAATGGCATTTTCTATTTAGAATGCCATGTTACTCTGCCTCGTAGATCAAATAGTTCATGAGGAAGCAGCTACTTATACAAATACCTGGGGTACCGGGGACGTTAAGCGGTGCAAATGGTTTCATCGCTTTAGATTGCTCGTCAGGCCCGCCGTACTTGTCCAGTATCTCTTTAGCGACCTGCGATGAATTCAAAACAATTTATTCAGCAGACAATTCCAACAATACAAAGAGTATTTCTGTTTCTGGATAGTTAATTACCTTATAAGTCTCCGTATTCATGACGTCTTCTAGAATCTTCTTTTTCTCCTCtctcattttttttagtttcgcTCTGTTCTTGTTCAATGTCCAATCGTAATACCACGATATGGCAGAACGGAGGAATATAACTCTGTAACAAATGACATCCAACACGTTTCATAggcaactgttttttttttttttttattaacgataggccagcgtttgacgacaatcagtACAGCGACGTACACGACAGCTTTAGGATTTGGCGGCAATATTGAATTCGTTTTTCCTGGAAATTGGAAGCATGTAGCATATGCAACTGTTTTTCCTGGAAATTTCCAATTTCCAAAAGTGCTGAAGGAGATTAAGCATTTGTCAATTAAGGTTTTGTTGCAATAACAGACCACTACTTATCAGAAATTTGGTACCACGAGCAACCTTGAAGCGATCGATAGAACGAGATCTAATGTAAGAGACCTCAGAAAGTAGAGAGACATTTTCGAGTTATAGAATCTCAACTTTTTGATAGCTAAGTAAGTTGAAAGATTTTTATTGTATggaaggagcgccatctagtgacaatattaGGAAACTGTACTGTCACTAGTTGGCGCTATAATTGATGTTAGTATCGAGGAATGAAAGAACATTTAATCCCTCGATAGTTACATTTATCTTTGTGCTTCAAGGAAACTCGTGGTTCAAAATTATAGCTAGACAGCATACTAttttcactaatttatgtcgtgggttttttttttaatttttaatcttattttgtgAGATGAAGGAGGTTTATggaggaagcggtgatagcgcatgcggtaggagctcgacttcactttcagggggccgagttcaaatccaaCCACGCACCTCTTACTCTTCTAAattatgtccgttttaagtaactaatatagtgaaggaaaacatcctgaggaaacctgctacctgagagttctaaataatgttctcaaaggtgtgtggagtacaccaatccgcactaggtcagcgtggtggaatacggccttaaccccttctcatagggagaggagacccgttctctatagagggccggtaacgggttgatttGATGAGAGGAGGTTTTGGAGAGGAGGTGGCACTCACAGAACTGGCAGGATCAGTAGTGGCGAGACGTGGAGTATCGAGTGCAGCCAGTTCTGGCTTCTCCCCGCGTACATAAAATAGTAGAGTACAGCGAAAAGCAGGTACAAAGCCACGGAGTAAGCCATGACGTAGCCAATGACCCTCTTGTGGGTCTCCTCCTTGTACTGTCCATCTTGCTCGATGCTCTTTATCTGAGTTTCAAGGTTTTCGAGTATATCTGATGTGGTTTTCTTGCGCTGGAATTAGAGAGCAGAAATTAAAATCCTTTATTCATggaattattgaattttactTATTACTACCCAACAATCCGTGAACCTGAAGTTAGTCCGTAATGTTTCTTactcctatttttttattccacttcatcAGGTGAGCCCTGATGATGATGAGCCCTGCAATTTCATCGCTTACCAAAATTGATGATGCACTCtgagatagtagcgggctaacctgttaggcagttatattaagcccatgtTACTCTGTGATAGCaccttaacttttctaagtcatggGCGTTTAGTTACTCaaagtaactaaaaatattacttgcttcgacggtggaagaaaacatcgtgaggaaacctgcctaagagttctacataatatttcaaagtcatgtggagtccatcaatccgcactgggctagcgtggtggagacccgtgccctgtagtgggcaagTAATGGGTGAATATGATGATCGTACCAGAACGCCTAAAAgcttggcggcatgtctttgtcggtagggtggtaactagcgcaCCCTTAGCTACTCCCACTAGACTAGAcaacagaaaattcagaagttgtaAATTTTGCACCAGCCGGGTATCGAACCTAACCTCcctcttaaaaccacagcgctcaccgttgcgccagggacgtTGTCAAAAAAACCCTTCATCGCCGGTGGTAAGACAGaggaggtctgtgcccagcaatgCGACATAATACAATACCTAACCATGTACTTAAACATAAAACCCTAAAACATTCCTAGTAAATAGGTAGACACGTTATACCTTACAAACCGAGACAGCTTTCGACTTTGAAATGAAACGTGACCTAAAAATGAGTCTCGAAAGTACAAAAACACGACCGCGGTAATATGAACTCTATCACCACGTAATAGGAGCTAACCGCGTAATAAACACAGACTTTAGTCACACTCTAATGCATTCACTTTCATATCAAAGAAAATAATACGTGCACATTTTGAGATACTTTTTTGGTCGCTGCTTTCATAGTGTCTAGAAATATATGTCCcacgtatgaatgaatgaatgaatgaatacacttttattgtacaccaaagaaaaaaaagtagttacaaagatataaatacatataaagagagtacaattgggtg includes these proteins:
- the LOC120625195 gene encoding endoplasmic reticulum junction formation protein lunapark-B isoform X2, whose protein sequence is MGLIISRFRRKKTTSDILENLETQIKSIEQDGQYKEETHKRVIGYVMAYSVALYLLFAVLYYFMYAGRSQNWLHSILHVSPLLILPVLVIFLRSAISWYYDWTLNKNRAKLKKMREEKKKILEDVMNTETYKVAKEILDKYGGPDEQSKAMKPFAPLNVPGTPVASTQLRQRLAIQNSSTPISNNNMIVPVNSPMAIYKGARLTSEHLPRPLPDRNRSALDKVVDYLLKDGPNHRMALICSGCRSHNGMAMAEEFEFVSYICAYCGHMNAARKQKPVAPPLTPIRALPAPRRSIAGSGDDSPTASSGSDSEADRNDETITENGGVPNRSPSPVEEEKKSEQEKKED
- the LOC120625195 gene encoding endoplasmic reticulum junction formation protein lunapark-B isoform X1, producing the protein MGLIISRFRRKKTTSDILENLETQIKSIEQDGQYKEETHKRVIGYVMAYSVALYLLFAVLYYFMYAGRSQNWLHSILHVSPLLILPVLVIFLRSAISWYYDWTLNKNRAKLKKMREEKKKILEDVMNTETYKVAKEILDKYGGPDEQSKAMKPFAPLNVPGTPVASTQLRQRLAIQNSSTPISNNNMIVPVNSPMAIYKGARLTSEHLPRPLPDRNRSALDKVVDYLLKDGPNHRMALICSGCRSHNGMAMAEEFEFVSYICAYCGHMNAARKQKPVAPPLTPIRALPAPRRSIAGSGDDSPTASSGSDSEADRNDETITENGEGVPNRSPSPVEEEKKSEQEKKED